From the Musa acuminata AAA Group cultivar baxijiao chromosome BXJ3-7, Cavendish_Baxijiao_AAA, whole genome shotgun sequence genome, one window contains:
- the LOC103992105 gene encoding thaumatin-like protein 1 yields the protein MDHIISPQSLVLLSTLLCLFLGGDCVTFVFVNKCEDTVWPGVLSNSGSPPLDATGFALPSGAYRTLLAPAGWSGRFWARTGCSFDGFGHGSCATGDCGSGQVECNGAGAAPPATLVEFTLGGGTRGGEDYYDVSLVDGYNLPMTVEASREGCAATGCVEDLNRLCPPELRMGEGAACRSACDAFGRPEFCCSGQYSNPQTCRPSAYSELFKSACPQAYSYAFDDATSTFTCAAVQSYAITFCPVSTPSRKASKNPTGVVLQDDSWLASLAIGSANPTRRSVASVSAAAVTVVVTGFLFVSS from the exons ATGGATCACATCATCTCACCTCAGAGTCTCGTTCTTCTCTCTACTCTGCTCTGCTTATTCCTTGGAG GAGATTGCGTCACGTTCGTGTTCGTCAACAAGTGTGAGGATACAGTGTGGCCCGGGGTCCTCTCCAACTCCGGCAGCCCGCCACTGGATGCCACCGGCTTCGCCCTCCCTTCCGGCGCCTACCGCACCCTCCTGGCCCCGGCGGGCTGGTCGGGCCGCTTCTGGGCTCGCACTGGATGCTCCTTCGATGGCTTCGGGCATGGTTCCTGCGCCACCGGCGACTGCGGCTCCGGCCAAGTAGAGTGCAACGGCGCTGGGGCCGCGCCGCCGGCGACCCTGGTGGAGTTCACCCTCGGCGGCGGCACAAGAGGGGGCGAGGACTACTACGACGTGAGCCTCGTGGACGGGTACAACCTGCCGATGACCGTGGAGGCCAGCAGAGAGGGCTGCGCCGCCACGGGTTGCGTCGAGGACCTGAACCGGCTGTGTCCGCCGGAGCTGAGGATGGGGGAGGGCGCCGCATGCAGGAGCGCGTGCGACGCGTTCGGGAGGCCGGAGTTCTGCTGCAGCGGGCAGTACAGCAACCCCCAGACGTGCCGGCCGTCGGCGTACTCCGAGCTGTTCAAGTCGGCGTGCCCGCAGGCGTACAGCTACGCCTTCGACGACGCCACGAGCACCTTCACCTGCGCCGCAGTTCAAAGCTACGCCATTACCTTCTGCCCTGTGTCCACTCCAAG TAGAAAAGCATCGAAGAACCCAACAGGAGTAGTGCTGCAAGACGACTCGTGGCTCGCGAGCTTGGCGATCGGAAGCGCGAATCCCACGAGGAGGAGCGTGGCTTCGGTATCCGCAGCAGCAGTAACGGTTGTAGTTACTGGTTTCCTATTTGTTTCCTCGTAA